The proteins below come from a single Euleptes europaea isolate rEulEur1 chromosome 5, rEulEur1.hap1, whole genome shotgun sequence genomic window:
- the MRPS22 gene encoding 28S ribosomal protein S22, mitochondrial — protein MAALGAAMRLPGGRLFAPSLFLRWRRPSRASWGRRELCQGSEADEDKSNITKPSFTDERVQTLLYKMTGLDLQKVFKPIKQELEPPKYKLMTKLQLEEATRQAVEKARERLEMPPVLSERDPVNDVLSEDKILDGIEPYKYVFTDLTYDTPHRERFIVVRETSGVLRKATWEERDRMIQIFFPREGREISPPPLFRNENLMTVFLQDRHEELLNLCLVQFEPDSPDYIRVHHCTYEDIDKHAKYDLLRSTRHFGGMVWYLVNRKRTDGLLIDMIQRDLLEDATSLVNLYHMLHPDCQSAREAQDLQGLDLIKTFVKTEVQRAGYIELALRAYQENLPQSEAS, from the exons ATGGCTGCTCTCGGAGCCGCTATGCGCTTGCCGGGCGGCCGTCTTTTCGCCCCTTCTCTCTTCCTGCGATGGCGGCGGCCGAGCCGAGCCTCGTGGGGACGGCGGGAGCTCTGCCAGGGCTCGGAGGCGG ATGAAGACAAATCTAATATTACAAAGCCTAGTTTTACGGATGAAAGAGTTCAAACCCTGCTCTACAAGATGACAGGGCTGGATCTGCAGAAGGTGTTTAAGCCCATAAAACAGGAACTTGAGCCTCCAAAGTACAAGCTCATGACAAAATTGCAACTGGAGGAG gctACGAGGCAAGCTGTTGAGAAAGCCAGAGAGAGGTTGGAAATGCCTCCTGTATTAAGTGAGCGGGACCCAGTTAATGATGTATTATCAGAAGACAAGATTCTTGATGGAATTGAGCCTTACAAATATGTATTTACAGACTTAACATATGATACCCCACACCGT GAACGTTTCATTGTAGTTCGAGAAACGAGTGGAGTATTACGCAAGGCcacttgggaggaaagggacaggATGATACAGATCTTCTTCCCAAGAGAAGGCCGTGAAATTTCCCCTCCACCTCTGTTCAGGAATGAAAACCTTATG ACTGTGTTTCTTCAGGACCGTCATGAAGAGCTCCTTAATCTCTGCCTTGTGCAATTTGAGCCGGATTCACCTGACTATATCAGG GTTCATCACTGTACGTATGAAGATATTGATAAGCATGCAAAGTATGACCTTCTGCGTTCAACAAGACACTTTGGAGGAATGGTGTGGTACCTTGTAAATAGGAAGAGGACAGATGGGTTGCTGATTGACATGATTCAGAGGGATCT GTTGGAAGATGCCACAAGTCTGGTCAACCTTTATCACATGCTCCACCCTGATTGCCAGTCCGCAAGAGAAGCACAAGATCTCCAAGGGCTAGATTTAATTAAG ACTTTTGTGAAGACAGAAGTACAGAGAGCTGGATATATTGAACTAGCACTTCGGGCTTATCAAGAAAATTTGCCTCAGTCTGAAGCTTCATAA